The Dehalococcoidales bacterium genomic interval TCAAACTCAGGCATTGTTGTCCTAAATAGGCGTGTCTTTAACAATGCTGAGGCTAAAAGGGATTGGTTGACCGTTGCTTGTACACTCTTCAGTAAATATTCCCCCTTCCCCAAATGGTGAAGGGGGATACAGGGGGATGGGGTGACCTGACAGCAGTAGTACTACCGTTTATAGATTGCTTCGGTGTCTCCTCGTAATGCCACTCCTTGAAGTAGCCCGGACCCTTATAGCTTCTGTTATGTCAACCTTCTGTCTGAGCGAGAGCAGAAAGACCATGTGCGGATAGCGGCCGTCCTCGGCCGTGACATGCTGGTAGGCCGGTTATCAGAAGTAGCGACGGAAGCCGTGCGCGGATGGTTCGAAGCCAGCGGAACGGTAGAACCGGTGGGCGCCGGGACGCTTCTTGTTGCTGCTCAGGGTAATCTTGTAGCATCCTGCGTCTCGTGCGTGTGTTACGGCGTAGTCCATGAGCAGCTTGCCCATACCGCGGCGCCGGTGCCGGCGGTCGACAACCATGTTCTCCACCAGGGCCCAGGGCAGGGCATCGTGGGAGAGGTTGGGCACAATCAGCAGCACCAGGGTTCCGATGACCTCGCCGTCTTCTTCAGCAACCACCAG includes:
- a CDS encoding GNAT family N-acetyltransferase encodes the protein MVTVRLATEADIPRILELYRELAITTSQAEQEYKPTPDSFRQVFADIAAYPGHELVVAEEDGEVIGTLVLLIVPNLSHDALPWALVENMVVDRRHRRRGMGKLLMDYAVTHARDAGCYKITLSSNKKRPGAHRFYRSAGFEPSAHGFRRYF